The genomic interval AATACGCTGAAGGCCCAATGGGATTTTCTAACCTTGACAAAGTAGGCGTACTTACCGAAGGTTTTGACCAATTGGGAACCATGGTTACTTGGTACAATCACCCTTACTACCCTACTCATTTTGAAAAATTGGGCTACGTAATGGAAAAGGAATATATAGAAAGTAAATTCCCTTTCAAAAACGTAAAACTAGAGTATTTTGACAAAGCACAAGAATTAATCAAAAGAAGGTACCAACTCAAAGAGTTGAATTTTAAGAGAACCAAAGATGTCTTACCGTATGTCGATAAGATGTTTGATTTATTCAATGCTTCTTACGCTAATTTGTCTTCTTTTGTTCCCATCACTGATGTTCAAAAAGAATATTTCAAGAAAAAATACCTCAACTTCATTAATCCAGAATACATCAAATTTGTAGAAGATAAAGACCAGAATTTAGTAGCCTTTGCAATTGTGATGCCCAGCTTTTCTAAAGCTTTACAGAAAGCCAATGGTAAACTATTCCCTTTTGGATTTTATCATTTATTGAATGCGAGAAACAACAGTAAAGACGTGACTTTTTACTTGATTGGCGTACATCCAGATTATCAAAGTAAAGGAGCACACGCAATTATTTTCAAAGAATACCATACCACTTTTACAGAAAAAGGCATTCAAAACTGCATCCGAACTCCTGAATTAGCAGACAATCACGCCATTCACGCTATTTGGAAAAACTTCGACCCAAAAATCACTTGCCGAAGAAAAACCTTTAGAAAAGACCTTTAGAAAAGGTAGCAGTGTTCCGTTTTTAGCATTAAGTATAAAAAAATCCATTAGCAAAAGCTAATGGATTTTCTATTTACGTTTATTTTGAAAATTATTCTTTGCAATCAATTTTAGTGTAAATTACATTTCCGTCAAACTTAAGTTTGCTTTTATCTTTAAACGCTACTTTTCCGTTCATTTCTACAAAATCACCGTGACCTTCAACAAGCGTATTCGAATCTTTTTTAAGAAAAGCCAATTCTCTTATTGAAGTTTTCCCTTCGGACTGAAAAGTATAATCAGCAAAAATAGTATCGCCTTTTACATTTCCTAAAATAGTTCCAAAACTTTTATCTTTTTGAGCATAAGAATAATCTAATTCACCCGTAAATTCGTTTATGCTATTCACATCAACTGTTAGCGTAATGGTGTCTTTTTCTATTATAGCTTGGTAACATTCTTTGGTGGTTGTTTCCATGGGAGCTGCTACTACAGGAACAACTACATCCTCTTTTTTATTTTTCATACAAGAGGACAAAACAGCTATTATAATAACATTACAAAACAAGTATACAGTTTTCATAGTTCTTTTATTTATGATTTATATACTGGCAAAGTTATTTATAAACTACAAAAGCCATTCATACAATGAATGGCTTTTGTTATAAAATTCCCATTAAGAGAATCTAAGATCTTAGAATACTAAGCGTCTAAATCAACTTTAGTTTTGCTAGCAATCTCTTTATAAGTACCGTTTACTAATTTCTCACGAATCGCTTCAAAAGCAGTCAATGTTTCGTCAATATCAGACAAAGAGTGAGATGATGTTGGAATAACACGCAATAAGATAATTCCTTTTGGAATCACTGGATAGATTACAATCGAAAGAAAGATACCGTAGTTCTCTCTCAAATCATTCACCATTACCATTGCTTCAGGAACACTACCTTCAAGGTAAACTGGTGTAACACAAGTGTTAGTATCACCAATATTGAATCCTTTAGTTTTCAATCCGTTTTGCAAAGCATTTACGTTTTCCCAAAGTTTGTCTTTCAATTCTGGGTGGTTACGCAATAACTCCAAACGTTTCAAAGAACCGATTGTTTGAATCATTGGCAAAGCTTTTGCAAACATTTGCGAACGCAAATTGTATTTTAGGTAATCAATAATTTCTTTATCGGCAGCAACAAAAGCACCAATATTAGCCATCGATTTTGCAAACGTAGAGAAGTAAACATCAATTTCATCTTGAACACCTTGCTCCTCACCTGCTCCAGCACCTGTTTCACCAAGTGTACCAAAACCGTGTGCATCATCAACCAATAAACGGAAATTGTATTTTTGCTTCATCGCAACAATTTCTTTCAACTTTCCTTGTTGACCACGCATTCCAAAAACACCTTCCGTAATAAAAAGAATTCCACCACCTGTTTCCTTGGCTATTTTAGTAGCACGTTGCAAGTTTTTCTCCATACTTTCAATGTCATTGTGTTTGTATGTAAAACGTTTTCCGCTATGTAAACGAACCCCATCAATAATACAAGCATGACCATCAACATCATACACAATTACGTCATTTCTAGTCACCAAAGCGTCAATAATAGACACCATTCCTTGGTACCCAAAATTCAACAAATAAGCCGATTCTTTCATTACAAAAGCAGCCAATTCATTCTCCAATTGCTCATGATATTTAGTGTGACCACTCATCATACGAGCTCCCATTGGGGCAGCTGCACCATATTCCAAAGCTGCATCTGCATCCGCTTTACGAACTTCAGGATGATTTGCAAGACCTAAATAGTCATTCAAACTCCAGTTCAAAACCTCTTTCCCTTGAAACTTCATTCTCGGTCCTAAATCACCTTCTAATTTTGGAAATACAAAGTAACCCTCTGCTTGAGAAGCCCATTTTCCTAAAGGACCTTTATTGTTTTGAATTCTTTCGAATAAATCTTTTACCATAATATATCTAGTAATAATTTTAATTTTAAGCGTTTGCAAAAATAATTATTTATATTTTATAAAGGTATCCAAATCAAAATTATTTTTCAGGAGCTATTCCCAGCTATCCGCTCTATCTTTTATTATCCTGAATTTAGTTCAAAATCCTGAACTAAATTCAGGATAAAAAAGGATGCCACTCCTATCTGGGCTAGGGCTTTTTGGGGCTGAAAGATGAGTTGTTATAAAAAAGACCTCATAAAATAATTTTGAGTATTTATCAGCTGTACTTTACTAGTAACACAATTCAATGTATTAAGGAAAGGACTTAAAAACTCTAGAATTTTACAATTTTTTACTTAACAGTAATGACTTCACATCTGAACTTGGAAAAAAATCCATGTTAGCAGGTCGATTAGAAACTGAATTAATTAGTTATCTTATTCGGCAAAATGTTCGAAGAAATTTTTCATTCTCTTCTTAGGCACCCTTATTAAGATTGGGAGACGAAATAGCTTATTTTACAACAATCTGTAAATATCGTTTATGATGATTTACAAACAAAGGAATTAATTAACTCATAATTTATATGCTCTATTTGTAGATAAGATAAATAAAACTATTCTTCCTAATATATAATTTATTAGACACTGACTTAATTACACATTGTGATTATGCATATCAATTAAATACAAATCTGATCAATATAGCTAATATAATAAAAGTAAAAACTTGACTCGATCTAGTGCTTACTTCGTATCAATCTACCTGGTGCTCGCTTGCATCGAGTACCTGCTTACCTATAAAAAAAAGAGCATAAAACACAACTCATTTACAAATAAGTAATGATGTAGCTTGTGTGATTGCTTCGTTCCTCGCAAAGACTTTATCGATTTTGCTTGCATACAACTTATTATGAGTTTACATTTCTTACTATGGATTAAAAAAATCAGTTACAGAATTTCTTTTGTGACTTTGTAAGCAATCACAAGTTTTTGTACCTTTTGTGTTAAAAATATTCAGTGTATTTCCGTAAAAAAACTAACTCTACTTTTATTTACCAAACATATATATGCCTTAAATGTTTAAAACACTCAGGAATATCTACAAAACCAAATCATCAAACAATCGCTGAGCCGTTTGTTCCAAATCATCACATAAACCAGGATGTGGTCTTGATGTTTGAATTACAGAACTACGCAAAGCCGTCAACCAACGAAAGCGCGACGGAATATCCATCAAAGCAATTGGCCCACCATCTTTGGTTCCTTGTCCTACTTTTTCAAAGGCAAAAATATTTGCTTGAATTTGATCCACATCAGCTTCTGCAGATAAGGACAGAATTTTTTCAACAGGAACTTTGTGCAACACTTTTATAAATTTGGCTTTTTTACAAAAAAGAATAATCCCTACATTGAGGAATTCTTCGCGTTCTACCCTAGGCACAACCCGAATTACGGCGTACTCATATAAGT from Flavobacterium ovatum carries:
- a CDS encoding GTP cyclohydrolase, whose protein sequence is MITIQEAKTKKELTAYIKFPFELYKDNDFWVPPIIADELDTFDKTTNPAFDNAEAYFYVAYQNNKIVGRIAAIINWEEVNNQQKKKVRFGWFDVIDDIEITKALLEKVYELGRKNDLEYAEGPMGFSNLDKVGVLTEGFDQLGTMVTWYNHPYYPTHFEKLGYVMEKEYIESKFPFKNVKLEYFDKAQELIKRRYQLKELNFKRTKDVLPYVDKMFDLFNASYANLSSFVPITDVQKEYFKKKYLNFINPEYIKFVEDKDQNLVAFAIVMPSFSKALQKANGKLFPFGFYHLLNARNNSKDVTFYLIGVHPDYQSKGAHAIIFKEYHTTFTEKGIQNCIRTPELADNHAIHAIWKNFDPKITCRRKTFRKDL
- a CDS encoding pyridoxal phosphate-dependent aminotransferase family protein produces the protein MVKDLFERIQNNKGPLGKWASQAEGYFVFPKLEGDLGPRMKFQGKEVLNWSLNDYLGLANHPEVRKADADAALEYGAAAPMGARMMSGHTKYHEQLENELAAFVMKESAYLLNFGYQGMVSIIDALVTRNDVIVYDVDGHACIIDGVRLHSGKRFTYKHNDIESMEKNLQRATKIAKETGGGILFITEGVFGMRGQQGKLKEIVAMKQKYNFRLLVDDAHGFGTLGETGAGAGEEQGVQDEIDVYFSTFAKSMANIGAFVAADKEIIDYLKYNLRSQMFAKALPMIQTIGSLKRLELLRNHPELKDKLWENVNALQNGLKTKGFNIGDTNTCVTPVYLEGSVPEAMVMVNDLRENYGIFLSIVIYPVIPKGIILLRVIPTSSHSLSDIDETLTAFEAIREKLVNGTYKEIASKTKVDLDA
- a CDS encoding DUF3037 domain-containing protein; the encoded protein is MQEKNLYEYAVIRVVPRVEREEFLNVGIILFCKKAKFIKVLHKVPVEKILSLSAEADVDQIQANIFAFEKVGQGTKDGGPIALMDIPSRFRWLTALRSSVIQTSRPHPGLCDDLEQTAQRLFDDLVL